The nucleotide window CACCACTCATCTCGTCCTTCAACCCAATTGATATCTCGATTTGTTCGTTGGCAAACAATTACATTATTAACAGATGGGCTCGTTTCAAGTGCTTTATCTGATATATCTTTGAGTGGTACGTGCTTATCTCCACGACGAAGTCCATCGTTTGTAATCAACATCTTTGCATCACAATCATTAATTCGTTCACTTAACGACTGTGCTGAAAACCCTGCAAATACGATGGAATGAACCGCTCCAATTCGTGCACATGCTAACGCAGCAATAACCAACTCAGGAGTCATGGCCATATAAATACAAACTCGATCTCCTTTTTGAATACCTTTGCTTTCTAATACATTGCTAAATCGACAAACATCCTCATGAAGCTGCTTAAAGGTAATGGTTCTTCGAAATGAATCGGGATGATTGGGCTCAAAAATAAATGCGGTTTTATTGCCAATCGTATTTAGATGGCGATCTAGGGCATTTTCTGTAATATTTAGCTTTCCGCCTTCAAACCACTTAATGTCTGCATCTTCAAAACTACCCGACTGTACATTATCCCATCGCTTCCTCCAATAAAATGTACCTGCTTCATGTTCCCAAAAGGCTAAGCGATCTTTTTCACTATCCTGAAAGGTTTCCTGGTACTCATCGTACGATTTTATATTCAGCCACATAGTTGGTCTAAGTTTTGGTTATTTAAGAATTGATTCTAGCCTTATCGAAAGCATAATAAAAGTAATATTAATCAGGCAAGCTAGAAAACAGTTACATTAGAATTTCTAGCTTTTTACAACTACGTTTTCAGCTATAAGTAGAAGGGAATTAAGAATTTGTTACACGCTCAAATAATAGAATTTTCACACTTTTTCGTGCAAATGTAAAAGATTATTCGTTCGACTTTCTCTTAAAACAGTGATGAAGTCGACTTAAAATTCTAGATTTCTTTGTGCGAACGTTAGCCCCAGAAAGATCAAACTCTTCACTAGCCTCTTCTGTAGTGGCATCGGGCTTGTCTATGAAGTACTCAATGAATTTCTTTGACTTATCCTGCAGCTCTTCTAGACATTCCTTTAATATTCTCTGGCGTTCTTTGTCTAATAGATTCTCTATTTGCTGTTCAGGCTCATATAGCTCATTTAATGCCTCTTCTTCGTACTTAAACTTATGCT belongs to Balneola vulgaris DSM 17893 and includes:
- a CDS encoding RNA polymerase sigma factor, which produces MTKARVDYSELVEAIQEGDNKKATDLISEVIPRLEDYLTVSMNADANSAQECVQQAFLDVFEQVRKDKIKEPKYIFSYLIKSCRHEYLRYAKRQHKFKYEEEALNELYEPEQQIENLLDKERQRILKECLEELQDKSKKFIEYFIDKPDATTEEASEEFDLSGANVRTKKSRILSRLHHCFKRKSNE